One Verrucomicrobiia bacterium genomic window carries:
- a CDS encoding endonuclease/exonuclease/phosphatase family protein, protein MSLLRFVLDALAATVALGLIAGCGHKTDTRPATLRVLSYNIHHGEGTDGKLDLDRIAAVIRSAEPDLVAVQEVDRHTDRTGRVDQTAVLGERTGMHAVFGKAMDFAGGAYGQAVLSRWPVETVEVFLLPGETGREPRIALITRVRPPGSATSVWFASTHFDHQREDLREKSARALADRLRTAEGPVILAGDFNAEPESRSLQILLESFADAAASHPEPTIPSEGPDRRIDFVLFAPPGGWRVLDTAVIPEAVASDHRPVRATLERLR, encoded by the coding sequence ATGTCTCTTCTCAGATTCGTGCTCGACGCCCTGGCGGCGACGGTGGCGCTGGGTCTGATTGCCGGATGCGGCCACAAAACGGACACGAGACCAGCCACCCTTCGGGTGCTCAGCTACAACATCCACCATGGCGAGGGAACGGATGGGAAGCTCGACCTGGACCGGATCGCCGCGGTGATCCGGTCCGCAGAACCAGACCTGGTGGCGGTTCAGGAAGTGGACCGCCATACGGACCGGACCGGGCGTGTGGACCAGACGGCGGTGCTGGGTGAACGCACCGGAATGCACGCGGTTTTCGGAAAGGCGATGGATTTCGCTGGAGGTGCCTACGGCCAGGCGGTGCTGTCCCGCTGGCCGGTCGAGACCGTCGAAGTGTTCCTGCTGCCCGGCGAAACGGGCCGGGAGCCGCGCATCGCCCTGATCACCCGCGTCCGCCCGCCGGGGTCTGCGACATCGGTCTGGTTTGCGAGCACCCACTTCGATCATCAGCGCGAGGATCTGCGCGAGAAATCCGCGCGGGCCCTGGCGGACCGGTTGCGAACGGCGGAGGGTCCCGTGATCCTTGCCGGAGACTTCAACGCGGAGCCGGAAAGCCGTTCGCTGCAAATCCTTCTTGAGAGCTTTGCAGATGCCGCCGCCAGCCATCCCGAGCCGACCATTCCTTCCGAGGGGCCGGACCGCCGGATTGACTTTGTGCTTTTCGCGCCTCCGGGCGGATGGCGCGTGCTCGACACCGCGGTGATCCCCGAAGCCGTCGCATCCGACCACCGGCCGGTGCGGGCGACACTGGAACGGCTGCGCTGA